The stretch of DNA TTATATATAATAACAAATTAGATAATACTATTAATTCATGATATTTTAATCCATGAATAAAAATTTTAAAAAAAGGTTGAAATTATGAAAGCAAACGCACAAAAAATAGCTGATGGAGTATACTGGATTGGTGTACTCGATTGGGACCTCAGAACCTACCACGGTTACACCTTAGATGGAACCACCTACAATGCATACATTGTATTTGGTGAAGACGAAGTTGCAATTATCGACAACGCATATCCTGGAAAAACCAAAGAAATGATGGCACGTATCGATGATGCATTCGCTCAAGAAGGAAGAGAAGTCAAAGTTGACTACATCATCCAAAACCACGTGGAAAAAGACCACTCAGGAGTATTAGTGGACTTACACAAAAGATTCCCTGAAGCACCTATTTACTGTACCAAAATTGCTGTAAACGGTCTTTTAAAACACTACCCTGCACTTGAAGGTGCTGAATTCATAACAGTCGGAACCGGAGATTCATTAGATGTCGGCGGAAGAACACTAGCTTTCTTAGACGCATTCCTCTTACACTGGCCTGACAGCATGTTTACCTTACTTGCAGATGAAACCGGAATCTTATTCCCTAACGACGCATTCGGTCAACACTTATGTTTCACCCAAAGATTCTCTGATGAAATCCCTGAATACGTTTTAATGGATGCAGCTCAAAAATTCTATGCAAACTTAATCACACCTCTTTCCAAATTAGTACTTAAAAAATTAAACGAAGTAGTGGAATTAGGTTTACTCGACTCCATCAAAATGATTGCACCATCTCACGGTCAAATCTGGACCGACCCAATGCAAATCATTGGAGCTTACCAAAACTGGGCAACCGGAGTATGTGAAGATAAAATCACTATCATCTACGATACCATGCACTACTCAACCCAACAAATGGCTCACGAAATTGCAGAAGGTGCAATGTCTGAAGGATACGATGTTGAAATCTTCTTCTTGCACGAAGATGAAAGATCAGAAATCGTCAAAAGTATCTTAACCAGTAAAGGAATTGCGGTTGGAGATCCTACAATCAACGATGTACCATACCCAAGTATCGGAGACATCATGTACTACTTGAAAGGATTACTCTTCAACAGAACAGGTATTGTAAGAAAAGCAGTTACCTTCGGTTCAATGGGAGGTAAAGGTGGAACACCTGCAATGCTTGCTGAAGAATTAAACAACTACGGATTTGACGTGGTTGAAAGCCAAGAAATTACATTCGTTCCAAATGCTGAAGAAGATGAAGCAAGTTACGAATTAGGTAAAAAATTAGCTCAAGCATGTAAAGAATTATAATAGTGATAACATGGTTAAATACGAACATGAAATTGGAATTACTAAAGACACCCCTGTAGAAAACTACGTTGCAGGAAACTTTGAAGGAGAAACAAACGAAGTAGGTATCTACTTAGCAATGTCCAGACAAGCTTCCCGTGAAGGCTATGGGGAATTAGCTGAAGTATTCAAAAGATTAGCTTGGGA from uncultured Methanobrevibacter sp. encodes:
- a CDS encoding FprA family A-type flavoprotein is translated as MKANAQKIADGVYWIGVLDWDLRTYHGYTLDGTTYNAYIVFGEDEVAIIDNAYPGKTKEMMARIDDAFAQEGREVKVDYIIQNHVEKDHSGVLVDLHKRFPEAPIYCTKIAVNGLLKHYPALEGAEFITVGTGDSLDVGGRTLAFLDAFLLHWPDSMFTLLADETGILFPNDAFGQHLCFTQRFSDEIPEYVLMDAAQKFYANLITPLSKLVLKKLNEVVELGLLDSIKMIAPSHGQIWTDPMQIIGAYQNWATGVCEDKITIIYDTMHYSTQQMAHEIAEGAMSEGYDVEIFFLHEDERSEIVKSILTSKGIAVGDPTINDVPYPSIGDIMYYLKGLLFNRTGIVRKAVTFGSMGGKGGTPAMLAEELNNYGFDVVESQEITFVPNAEEDEASYELGKKLAQACKEL